The genomic window ATCAATATGAACACCAAAAACTTTAATATTTACGCAACAGTTTGTCAATCCGTTTCTACACGCCACACATTTTCCGCAGTTGAAATACGGAATAAAAGTAACTTTATCCCCAGGTTTAAAACCTGCTGCATTTCCTTTTACATATTCTGCCGCCAATTCGTGTCCCAAAATTCTTGGATATTCAAAGTAAGGCTGAGTTCCTCCAAAAGCATGAATATCAGTTCCGCAGATACCAATTCTTTTTATTTTTAATAAAACTTCGCCTTCTTTTGGTTCTGGAATACTGGTTTCTTTTAAAAGAAATTCCTGCGGTTTTTCGCAAACAATATATTTCATTTTATACTTTCTTAATTTTTATTTTTGATATGCTACAGCTTTTTGCTTACTAGTTCCTAAACCTTCAATTCCCAATTCTACAACATCTCCTGCTTTAAGATAAATTGGATCTGGTTTGATTCCTAAACCAACTCCCGGAGGCGTTCCTGTACTGATAATATCTCCAGGAAGCAAAGTCATGAACTGGCTTAAATAATGTAATAGATAAGAAATTTTGAAAACTAAATTCAAGGTATTGCTGTCTTGGTATTTTTTGCCATTTACCGTCAGCCACATCTTTAAATTGTCAACATCTGCAATTTCGTCTTTGGTTGCCAAAAATGGTCCAAGAGGCGCAAAAGTGTCACTTCCTTTTCCTTTTGCCCATTGCCCGCCACGCTCCAATTGAAAAGCTCTTTCGCTGTAATCATTCAACAAAGCATAACCCGCAACGTAATCCAAAGCTTCCGCTTCTTCTACATAACTTGCTTTTTTGCCTACAACAAATGCCAATTCTACTTCCCAGTCTGTCTTCTCGCTGTTTTTTGGAATAATCAAATCATCATCTGGTCCGCATAAAGAAGTAGTCGATTTGAAGAAAATAATAGGTTCAGTCGGAATTGGCGCATTTGTTTCTTTGCAGTGATCAATATAATTCAAACCAATACAAATAATTTTAGAAGGTCTTGCAACTGGCGATCCCAAACGTACCGAAGCATCCACTTCTGGCAAATTCGGATTGCTTTCTAATGCCTTTTGTAATTTTTCTAATCCGTTTTCTTCAAAGAAACTTTCGTTAAAATCGGTTACAATTGAAGAAACATCATATCTCCTTTCTCCAATTAAAACTCCTGGTTTCTCTTTTCCGATTTCTCCAAAACGTATTAATTTCATAATCGTATAATTTTAATTGTTAGTTTATTTTTTTCTGATGAATGAACTTCATCAAGCGCTTTTATTATTGACAAGTCTTCCATTTATCAATTACAATTTGATAAAAAAGGCTTACCAAAAATAATAAATGTAAATTTTACAATTACAAAAGTAATTTTAAAAATTAATATTCGAGATATATTTTATTTTCCATTACTTAAAATGACTAAAGTTTAAATTTTTATAACATTTTTTAGATGGTTTGTAAAAATTATATCACTAAACATCTATTTATACAAAAAAAGATCTGCAATAAACATAGGATTTCTTGTTCATTTAAATCTTATTTCTACTTTTGTAATTGTATTTTTTACATTTATTATTTCAAACGATTTCACTACTCAAAATTCCTATATAAAATGATAAAATTAAAAGGCATAACTTGGAACCATACAAGAGGTCTGC from Flavobacterium fluviale includes these protein-coding regions:
- a CDS encoding fumarylacetoacetate hydrolase family protein — encoded protein: MKLIRFGEIGKEKPGVLIGERRYDVSSIVTDFNESFFEENGLEKLQKALESNPNLPEVDASVRLGSPVARPSKIICIGLNYIDHCKETNAPIPTEPIIFFKSTTSLCGPDDDLIIPKNSEKTDWEVELAFVVGKKASYVEEAEALDYVAGYALLNDYSERAFQLERGGQWAKGKGSDTFAPLGPFLATKDEIADVDNLKMWLTVNGKKYQDSNTLNLVFKISYLLHYLSQFMTLLPGDIISTGTPPGVGLGIKPDPIYLKAGDVVELGIEGLGTSKQKAVAYQK